One window of Equus caballus isolate H_3958 breed thoroughbred chromosome 3, TB-T2T, whole genome shotgun sequence genomic DNA carries:
- the KCTD19 gene encoding BTB/POZ domain-containing protein KCTD19 isoform X3, which produces MDTPLLDTEEEVHYCFLPLDLVAKYPNLVTEDNLLWLAETVALIECECSEFRFIVNFLRLQKILLPDNFSNIDVLEAEVEILEIPELTEAVRLYRMDMGGCSRTSCPPPSPGKVGRAAGLESMKPLYIMALGLLVKYPDSALGQLRIESTLDGSRLYITGNGVLFQHVKNWLGTCRLPLTETISEVYELCAFLDKRDITYEPMKVALKTHLEPKTLAPMDVLNEEWTAEITVYSPQQIIKVYVGSHWYATTLQTLLKYPELLSNPQRVYWITYGQTLLIHGDGQMFRHILNFLRLGKLFLPSEFKEWPLFCQEVEEYHIPSLSEALAQCEAYKSWTQEKESENEEAFPIRRLHVVTEGPGSLVEFSRDTKETTACMPVDFQDCNDRTPWNKAKGTLARSSQMEEADQYSQTIQVSLCRSAKRAGNPSTYSHCPGLCANPRHWGAHPESPPKKKCTTVNLTQKSEIKDPPVTPMQKLISLVREWDMVNCKQWEFQPLPAPRSSSLEEAALQLPSRSEAASQPSTSASWKGHSTASEKDLGPQAGAGAGAKDKGPEPSFKPYFSMKRAVTLKDWGKQRPKERESPAPEQPLPEASEVDSTGVILKVTHPPVVGNDGSCMFFEDSIIYTTQMDNLRHTPPTASPQPQGVTFLSFPLSWEEMFYAQKCHRFLTDIILDSIRQKDPKAITAKVVSLANRLWTLQISPKQFVVDLLAVTGFKDDRHTQEHLYSWVELTLPFARKYGRCVDLLIQRGLSRSVSYSILGKYLQDG; this is translated from the exons ATGGACACACCACTATTAGACACAGAAGAGGAAGTGCACTACTGCTTCCTGCCCTTAGACCTAGTGGCCAAGTATCCAAACCTGGTGACTGAAGACAACCTGCTGTGGCTGGCTGAAACTGTGGCCCTGATTGAGTGCGAGTGCAGCGAGTTCCGCTTCATTG TGAATTTTCTCCGCTTACAGAAGATTTTACTACCAGATAATTTCTCCAACATAGATGTGTTAGAAGCAGAAGTGGAAATTCTGGAAATCCCTGAGCTCACTGAAGCTGTAAGGTTGTACCGGATGGACATGG GTGGCTGTTCCCGGACCTCCTGTCCTCCCCCGAGTCCTGGGAAGGTGGGCCGTGCTGCAGGCCTAGAGTCCATGAAGCCACTGTACATAATGGCCCTGGGTCTGCTCGTGAAGTACCCAGACTCCGCACTGGGTCAGCTCCGCATTGAGAGCACACTGGATGGAAGCCGACTGTACATCACAGGGAACGGGGTCCTCTTCCAGCATGTCAA GAATTGGCTGGGGACTTGCCGGCTGCCCCTGACTGAGACAATTTCTGAGGTGTACGAGCTCTGTGCCTTCCTGGACAAGAGGGACATCACCTATGAGCCAATGAAAGTGGCTCTGAAGACTCATCTGGAGCCGAAGACTCTGGCACCCATGGATGTGCTCA ATGAGGAGTGGACAGCAGAAATCACTGTGTATTCCCCTCAACAGATCATCAAAGTTTATGTTGGAAGCCACTGGTATGCAACCACCCTACAGACCCTGCTGAAG TATCCAGAACTGCTGTCCAACCCTCAGAGAGTATACTGGATCACATATGGACAGACCCTGCTGATCCATGGGGATGGCCAAATGTTCCGACACATTCTCAACTTCCTGAGACTTGGAAAACTGTTTTTACCATCTGAATTTAA GGAATGGCCCCTCTTCTGCCAGGAGGTAGAAGAATACCACATCCCATCCCTCTCAGAAGCCCTTGCCCAATGTGAGGCATACAA GTCATGGACCCAGGAGAAAGAATCTGAAAATGAAGAAGCTTTTCCCATCAGGAGGCTGCATGTGGTGACAGAAGGGCCAGGGTCACTGGTGGAATTCAGTAGAGACACCAAAGAA ACCACAGCTTGCATGCCTGTGGACTTCCAAGACTGCAATGACAGGACTCCATGGAACAAGGCCAAGGGGACCCTGGCCAGGTCCAGCCAGATGGAGGAGGCTGACCAGTACTCCCAGACCATCCAGGTGTCCCTGTGCCGAAGCGCCAAGAGGGCAGGCAATCCCAGCACATACTCACACTGTCCTGGCCTCTGTGCCAACCCCAGACACTGGGGGGCTCACCCTGAGAGTCCTCCCAAGAAGAAGTGTACCACAGTCAACCTCAcacagaaatctgaaatcaaagaCCCTCCTGTCACCCCCATGCAAAAACTCATCTCCCTGGTGAGAGAATGGGACATGGTCAATTGCAAACAGTGGGAATTCCAGCCACTGCCAGCTCCACGGAGCAGCTCCTTGGAGGAAGCTGCCCTACAGCTCCCCTCAAGAAGTGAGGCTGCCTCCCAGCCTAGCACCTCAGCTTCCTGGAAAGGCCATTCCACAGCCTCAGAGAAGGACCTAGGTccacaggcaggggctggggctggagccaaAGACAAGGGGCCAGAGCCAAGCTTTAAGCCATACTTCTCCATGAAAAGAGCTGTCACCCTGAAGGACTGGGGCAAGCAGAGGCCAAAGGAGAGAG AAAGCCCTGCCCCTGAGCAGCCTCTGCCTGAGGCCAGTGAGGTGGACAGCACAGGGGTTATCCTCAAAGTGACCCACCCTCCTGTGGTGGGCAACGATGGCTCCTGCATGTTCTTTGAGGACAGCATCATCTACACCACACAGATGGACAACCTCAGGCACACGCCACCCACAGCCAGTCCCCAGCCCCAAG GGGTGACTTTCTTGAGTTTCCCTCTGTCCTGGGAAGAGATGTTTTATGCACAGAAATGTCACCGCTTCCTGACAGACATCATCTTGGATTCCATCAGGCAAAAGGACCCCAAAGCCATCACAGCCAAGGTGGTCTCCCTGGCCAACCGGCTGTGG ACCCTGCAAATCAGCCCCAAGCAGTTTGTGGTGGATTTGCTGGCCGTCACCGGCTTCAAGGATGACCGGCACACCCAGGAACACCTGTACAGCTGGGTAGAG CTCACACTGCCTTTTGCCAGGAAATATGGTCGCTGCGTGGACCTGCTCATCCAGAGGGGCCTGTCTAGATCTGTCTCTTACTCTATCCTGGGAAAGTACTTACAAGATGGCTAG